One stretch of Natronobacterium gregoryi SP2 DNA includes these proteins:
- a CDS encoding Lrp/AsnC family transcriptional regulator, with product MVTAFVMVKANTGEADRLRSEITALEGVESAHIVAGDVDIIAKVGVETPAAVKETAATRIQGIDGVEGTQTYIAMD from the coding sequence ATGGTCACAGCATTCGTCATGGTCAAAGCGAACACGGGCGAAGCGGATCGGCTTCGAAGCGAGATCACGGCGCTCGAGGGCGTCGAATCGGCCCACATCGTCGCGGGCGACGTCGACATCATCGCGAAAGTAGGCGTCGAGACGCCCGCAGCGGTAAAAGAGACCGCTGCAACCAGAATTCAGGGGATCGACGGCGTCGAAGGGACCCAGACGTATATCGCGATGGACTAA
- a CDS encoding potassium channel family protein — MRFVIIGAGRVGLRTARVLREEGHEVTLIERDESRVRRARNEGFTVVEGDGSRERTLEEAAVESADAVGALTADLNVNFTVCMVAKHYGCRTVLRIDEAYREEIYRKYADDVDELIYPERLGAIGAKNALLGGTIRAIADVEQHLQVVELTITGDAPVNGYTIPELELPANSTVLAFGKRDSELELPGGDESLEVGDRLVVLADFEVLSDVRQLLVGESETRAIANAGSGSTGGVN, encoded by the coding sequence ATGCGGTTCGTGATTATCGGCGCTGGCCGGGTCGGACTGCGGACGGCACGCGTCCTGCGCGAGGAAGGCCACGAGGTGACGCTCATCGAACGCGACGAATCGCGGGTCAGACGTGCCCGAAACGAGGGATTCACCGTCGTCGAGGGCGACGGCTCCCGGGAGCGAACCCTCGAGGAGGCCGCCGTCGAGAGCGCCGACGCCGTCGGTGCGTTGACGGCCGACCTGAACGTCAACTTCACGGTCTGCATGGTCGCAAAACACTACGGCTGCCGGACGGTGCTACGGATCGACGAAGCCTACCGCGAGGAGATCTATCGGAAGTACGCCGACGATGTCGACGAGTTGATCTATCCCGAACGGCTCGGCGCGATCGGCGCGAAAAACGCCCTCCTCGGCGGGACGATTCGGGCTATTGCGGACGTCGAACAGCACCTGCAAGTGGTCGAACTGACGATCACCGGCGACGCACCCGTCAACGGCTACACGATCCCCGAACTCGAACTACCCGCCAACTCGACCGTCCTCGCGTTTGGCAAACGCGATAGCGAACTCGAGTTGCCCGGCGGGGACGAGTCGCTCGAGGTCGGCGATCGGCTGGTCGTTCTGGCTGATTTCGAGGTGTTGAGCGACGTTCGTCAGCTCCTCGTCGGCGAGTCCGAAACGCGCGCGATCGCCAACGCCGGCTCGGGGAGTACTGGAGGTGTCAACTGA
- a CDS encoding Lrp/AsnC family transcriptional regulator, with amino-acid sequence MVHAFIMVKTAAGKSEGLLANIRDLEDIYEAHIVAGNYDIIAEIEAEEIYDVLEVVSTNLQGLEGVTDTKTYIAMD; translated from the coding sequence ATGGTCCACGCGTTCATCATGGTGAAGACGGCCGCCGGGAAGTCGGAGGGACTCCTCGCCAATATCAGGGACCTCGAGGACATCTACGAGGCCCACATCGTCGCGGGCAACTACGACATCATCGCGGAGATAGAGGCCGAAGAAATCTACGACGTCCTGGAAGTCGTCTCGACGAATCTGCAGGGACTCGAGGGTGTGACCGACACGAAGACGTACATCGCAATGGATTGA
- a CDS encoding DUF5813 family protein yields MTDLPNAVERELETHDAFVPTDDSDEYALETTVFDATVTAAEAEGKRDGEFTVTVSLPTLDAAVEGETVAPVVEDGWFETLGRRLGDVFSVAHTSTHDEPVAERDASEVLVRLEYVAWDAAEGVEDAKALLEYVEGTYAQGIIPGYDYRGPAATLLENAQQNAQDATEESGGMPM; encoded by the coding sequence ATGACCGATCTTCCGAACGCCGTCGAACGCGAACTCGAGACCCACGACGCCTTCGTACCGACCGACGACAGTGACGAGTACGCACTCGAGACGACGGTCTTCGACGCGACCGTCACCGCCGCGGAAGCCGAGGGGAAACGGGACGGAGAGTTCACTGTCACCGTCTCCCTCCCGACGCTCGACGCCGCCGTCGAGGGCGAAACCGTCGCACCTGTCGTCGAAGACGGCTGGTTCGAGACCCTCGGGCGCCGACTCGGAGACGTCTTTTCCGTCGCACACACGAGCACGCACGACGAGCCAGTTGCCGAACGCGACGCGAGCGAGGTACTCGTCCGACTCGAGTACGTTGCCTGGGACGCCGCCGAAGGGGTCGAGGACGCAAAGGCACTCCTCGAATACGTCGAGGGAACCTACGCTCAGGGGATCATCCCCGGCTACGATTATCGCGGTCCGGCGGCGACGCTGCTCGAGAACGCCCAGCAGAACGCACAGGACGCGACGGAGGAAAGCGGCGGGATGCCGATGTAG
- a CDS encoding O-acetylhomoserine aminocarboxypropyltransferase/cysteine synthase family protein, which yields MTDDSDDYRFATDSVHAGQEPDPTTGARAPPLYQTTSYEFADTEHAASLFGLEEFGNIYSRIMNPTNAMLEERIATLEGGVGALATSSGMAAFDLATFILAEVGDNIVSSSSLYGGTYTYLTHTVEKRGIETTFVDTLDYEAYAEAIDDDTAFVHLETIGNPALVTPDIERIADIAHDHDVPLFVDNTFATPYLCRPLEHGADLVWNSTTKWIHGAGSTVGGVLVDGGSFPWEEGDYPELTEPNPAYHGINFSETFGKQAFAIAARTRGLRDLGNQQAPFDAWVTLQKLESLPLRMEKHCENAMAVAEFLEDHPEVSWVNYPGLESHETHENATDYLEGGYGGMITFGLEGGYDAAETICNEVELTSLLANVGDAKTLIIHPASTTHQQLTEEEKLASGVTDDLVRISVGIEDVDDVVADLDRAIEHA from the coding sequence ATGACCGACGACTCCGACGACTACCGATTCGCCACCGACAGCGTCCACGCCGGCCAGGAACCCGATCCGACGACGGGCGCACGAGCACCGCCGCTGTACCAGACGACCTCCTACGAGTTCGCCGATACCGAACACGCCGCTTCGCTGTTCGGCTTAGAGGAGTTCGGCAACATCTACTCGCGGATCATGAACCCGACGAACGCGATGTTAGAAGAACGCATCGCGACGCTCGAGGGCGGCGTCGGCGCGCTCGCCACGTCGTCGGGAATGGCTGCATTCGACCTGGCGACGTTCATTCTCGCCGAGGTCGGCGACAACATCGTCTCCTCGTCGTCGCTGTACGGCGGGACCTACACCTACCTCACCCACACCGTCGAGAAGCGAGGGATCGAGACGACGTTCGTCGACACGCTCGATTACGAGGCCTACGCGGAGGCGATCGACGACGACACGGCCTTCGTCCACTTAGAGACGATCGGCAACCCGGCCCTCGTGACCCCCGATATCGAGCGTATCGCCGACATCGCACACGACCACGACGTGCCGCTGTTCGTCGACAACACCTTCGCGACGCCGTATCTCTGCCGGCCGCTCGAACACGGGGCAGATCTGGTCTGGAACTCCACGACCAAGTGGATTCACGGCGCGGGATCGACCGTCGGCGGTGTCCTCGTCGACGGCGGCTCGTTCCCCTGGGAGGAAGGCGACTACCCCGAACTCACCGAACCCAACCCAGCGTACCACGGGATCAACTTCTCTGAGACCTTCGGCAAACAGGCGTTCGCCATCGCTGCACGAACCCGTGGCCTGCGCGACCTGGGCAACCAGCAAGCGCCGTTCGACGCCTGGGTCACCTTGCAGAAACTCGAGTCGCTCCCCCTGCGCATGGAAAAGCACTGCGAGAACGCGATGGCCGTCGCCGAGTTCCTCGAGGACCACCCCGAGGTCTCCTGGGTCAATTATCCCGGCCTCGAGAGTCACGAAACCCACGAGAACGCGACGGACTACCTCGAGGGTGGCTACGGTGGGATGATCACCTTCGGACTCGAGGGAGGGTACGACGCGGCCGAGACTATCTGTAACGAAGTCGAACTCACGAGTCTGCTGGCAAACGTCGGCGACGCGAAGACGCTGATCATCCATCCCGCGAGCACGACCCACCAGCAACTCACCGAGGAGGAGAAACTGGCCAGTGGCGTCACCGACGACCTCGTCCGGATCTCGGTCGGGATCGAGGACGTCGACGACGTGGTCGCCGACCTCGACCGGGCGATCGAGCACGCCTGA
- the gpmI gene encoding 2,3-bisphosphoglycerate-independent phosphoglycerate mutase: MNAALIVLDGWGLGNGGRDAVSAAETPNFDRLAGTGAYGTLEVSGRRVGLPDGQMGNSEVGHLNIGAGRVVYQEYTRISDSIADGSFRENDAINAAFDNARETDGTVHFVGLVSDGGVHSDQEHLHALIELAADRDVEAVTHAITDGRDTSPTGGREYLAELEDVIANHGTGHVATVAGRYYAMDRDQNWERTKRAYDAIVNREAELEAASALEAVEESYDQDVTDEFVEPTLVSGEPALEDGDSVVWFNFRSDRARQLTRMLADIRPGDWHDDVETEPPDAAVVMMTQYDTTFDLPVAYPPTQPENVLGEVLADHGKTQLRIAESEKYAHVTYFLNGGREVEFDGESRTIVESPDVPTYDRQPEMSAPDVTDAAIDHIERDDPDVLVLNYANPDMVGHTGDYEAAIEAVEAVDEQLGRLVATLETSGAHVFVTADHGNADNMGTEADPHTAHTYNDVPFVSLTPSDGDRGSNGLRSPSAFDSDSGQAVRDGGTLADIAPTMLEVIGIEQPPEMTGESLLE; encoded by the coding sequence ATGAACGCTGCGTTGATCGTCCTCGACGGCTGGGGGCTCGGTAACGGCGGTCGAGACGCCGTTTCGGCAGCCGAAACGCCGAACTTCGATCGACTCGCCGGCACCGGCGCGTACGGCACGCTCGAGGTCTCGGGCCGGCGCGTCGGGCTTCCCGACGGACAGATGGGAAACAGCGAAGTCGGCCACCTCAACATCGGAGCCGGACGGGTCGTCTACCAGGAGTACACTCGCATCTCGGACTCGATCGCGGACGGCTCCTTCCGCGAGAACGATGCGATCAACGCGGCGTTCGACAACGCCCGCGAGACGGACGGCACGGTCCACTTCGTCGGCCTCGTCAGCGACGGTGGCGTCCACTCCGATCAAGAACACCTCCACGCGCTGATCGAACTGGCCGCCGACCGCGACGTCGAAGCGGTCACCCACGCGATCACCGACGGCCGCGACACCTCGCCGACCGGCGGCCGCGAGTACCTGGCCGAACTCGAGGACGTGATCGCCAACCACGGCACGGGCCACGTCGCGACCGTCGCCGGCCGGTACTACGCGATGGACCGCGACCAGAATTGGGAGCGAACGAAACGAGCCTACGACGCTATCGTGAACCGCGAGGCGGAGCTCGAGGCAGCGTCGGCACTCGAGGCCGTCGAGGAGTCCTACGACCAGGACGTGACCGACGAGTTCGTCGAGCCGACACTCGTCTCGGGCGAACCCGCCCTCGAGGACGGCGACTCGGTCGTCTGGTTCAACTTCCGCTCGGATCGCGCCCGACAGCTCACCCGGATGCTCGCGGACATCCGCCCGGGAGACTGGCACGACGATGTCGAGACCGAGCCGCCGGACGCGGCGGTCGTGATGATGACCCAGTACGACACGACGTTCGATCTGCCGGTCGCGTACCCGCCCACACAGCCGGAGAACGTGCTGGGCGAGGTACTCGCGGACCACGGCAAGACGCAACTGCGGATCGCCGAATCTGAAAAGTACGCCCACGTCACCTACTTCCTGAACGGCGGTCGCGAGGTCGAGTTCGACGGCGAGAGTCGGACGATCGTCGAGAGTCCCGACGTGCCGACCTACGACCGCCAGCCCGAGATGAGCGCGCCGGACGTGACCGACGCGGCGATCGACCACATCGAGCGCGACGACCCCGACGTGCTCGTACTCAACTACGCCAACCCCGACATGGTCGGCCACACTGGCGACTACGAGGCCGCCATCGAAGCCGTCGAGGCCGTCGACGAACAGCTCGGACGGCTCGTGGCGACGCTGGAGACGAGCGGCGCACACGTCTTCGTCACCGCGGATCACGGTAACGCCGACAACATGGGGACGGAAGCCGACCCACACACCGCACACACGTACAACGACGTGCCGTTCGTGTCTCTGACGCCCAGTGACGGCGACCGAGGCAGTAACGGTTTGCGATCCCCGTCGGCGTTCGACTCCGACAGCGGACAGGCGGTCCGCGACGGTGGCACACTCGCCGACATCGCGCCGACGATGCTCGAGGTGATCGGGATCGAACAACCACCCGAGATGACCGGCGAATCGCTGCTCGAGTAA
- a CDS encoding thiol-disulfide oxidoreductase DCC family protein: MSDSDLEVPDEPIVLFDGVCNLCSGFVQFVVPRDPEGRIHFASIQSAVAEELLAEHEPPVDDLESIVLIDGDDCYVKSGAVIRIGEYLGGIYGLATVGRIVPRRLRDWAYEFVAARRYDWFGKKDQCMMPTGDVQERFLE, translated from the coding sequence ATGAGCGACTCCGATCTCGAGGTCCCCGACGAACCGATCGTCCTCTTCGACGGTGTCTGTAACCTCTGTAGTGGCTTCGTGCAGTTCGTCGTTCCGCGAGATCCAGAGGGGCGCATTCACTTTGCCTCCATCCAGTCGGCGGTCGCAGAGGAGTTGCTGGCCGAACACGAACCGCCGGTCGACGACCTCGAGTCGATCGTCCTGATCGACGGCGACGACTGTTACGTAAAGTCCGGCGCTGTCATCCGAATCGGGGAGTATCTGGGCGGCATCTACGGGCTCGCGACGGTCGGTCGAATCGTGCCACGACGGCTTCGCGACTGGGCCTACGAGTTCGTCGCTGCGCGCCGGTACGACTGGTTCGGCAAGAAAGACCAGTGCATGATGCCGACTGGCGACGTTCAGGAGCGGTTCCTCGAGTGA
- a CDS encoding DNA double-strand break repair nuclease NurA: MTLDPVHFEGIARLARRIDHGADERDRRAFAETVWAEFLDPLRDDEGRTVLEPVGEQRRRFVDCEDVALREQAFPTEHGLDAGTINPTTFKNGLVVDVAQAAMSATPSDLDLHRSRTVVATVHSNDETMTVDEAWHKFDDGYSRSQAVKVPPLPRFAEGVVHALALYLAESEHALEHATNVEDLLVLDGPIYPRGLLRWADRHPDLEDFLLEDPRPTTVLENYVRLVEAFVDQDRPLVGFVKNPSTRVITRTLKRNRRVDVSTPWSDDAALFTRLLERGEYVDDVEGDRWERETSALTYTNWFRSRGGVDRPLSTDGNALGVKQNLSTENYEVTFFVVYDPRDDLVYRVEAPYAFTRDPDRRERLTMQLLQDVAVAHGPPTVVEKADELARIDRSEKQSLRESFEAEFETSQDRTYDDHRWEGSY, translated from the coding sequence ATGACGCTCGATCCGGTCCACTTCGAAGGGATCGCACGACTCGCGAGACGGATCGACCACGGGGCCGACGAGCGCGATCGGCGTGCGTTCGCCGAGACCGTCTGGGCGGAGTTTCTCGACCCACTTCGTGACGACGAGGGGCGTACGGTTCTCGAACCGGTCGGCGAACAGAGGCGTCGATTCGTGGACTGTGAGGACGTGGCGCTCCGAGAGCAGGCGTTTCCGACCGAGCACGGACTCGACGCCGGCACGATCAACCCGACGACGTTCAAGAACGGACTCGTCGTCGATGTTGCACAGGCAGCGATGAGTGCGACGCCGAGCGACCTCGATCTGCACCGTTCCCGGACCGTCGTCGCGACGGTTCACTCGAACGACGAGACGATGACAGTCGACGAAGCGTGGCACAAGTTCGACGACGGCTACAGCCGCAGCCAGGCCGTGAAGGTACCACCCCTGCCCCGGTTCGCCGAGGGCGTCGTCCACGCGCTCGCGCTCTACCTCGCCGAGAGCGAACACGCCCTCGAGCACGCCACGAACGTCGAGGACCTGCTCGTGCTCGACGGACCGATCTACCCCCGTGGCCTGCTCCGGTGGGCCGACCGCCATCCCGATCTCGAGGACTTCCTGCTCGAGGACCCGCGCCCGACGACCGTCCTCGAGAATTACGTTCGGCTGGTCGAGGCGTTCGTCGACCAGGACCGGCCGCTCGTGGGGTTCGTCAAGAATCCGTCGACTCGCGTAATTACGCGGACGCTAAAGCGCAACCGGCGTGTCGACGTTAGTACGCCGTGGAGCGACGATGCAGCACTCTTTACGCGACTGCTCGAGCGCGGTGAGTACGTCGACGACGTCGAAGGTGACCGCTGGGAACGGGAGACGTCGGCGCTGACTTACACGAACTGGTTTCGGTCTCGTGGCGGGGTCGACCGACCGCTGTCGACCGACGGAAACGCCCTGGGCGTCAAGCAGAACTTGTCGACCGAGAACTACGAGGTCACGTTCTTCGTGGTCTACGATCCGCGGGACGATCTCGTCTATCGGGTCGAGGCACCGTACGCCTTCACTCGCGATCCCGATCGCAGAGAACGGCTGACGATGCAGCTCCTGCAGGATGTCGCCGTTGCTCACGGTCCACCGACGGTCGTCGAGAAGGCCGACGAACTGGCCCGGATCGACCGTTCGGAGAAGCAATCGCTCCGGGAGTCTTTCGAGGCGGAGTTCGAGACGAGCCAGGACCGGACCTACGACGACCACAGGTGGGAGGGGTCGTACTGA
- a CDS encoding DUF7113 family protein, with the protein MFMVRGRAGGTELTGTLYERGECPPSFSGAPDGDAAYVWVCDEFYEVDSGGTVQRIGDREIHVAFESPMPRGFDTKRQALERAREHVTTQFARIGVDPNTVELEVEKVEPRVE; encoded by the coding sequence ATGTTCATGGTGCGCGGTCGTGCCGGCGGGACCGAGCTCACTGGCACCCTGTACGAACGCGGTGAATGCCCGCCCTCCTTTAGCGGTGCACCCGACGGCGACGCTGCGTACGTCTGGGTCTGCGACGAGTTCTACGAGGTCGACAGCGGCGGGACGGTTCAGCGAATCGGCGACCGAGAGATCCACGTCGCGTTCGAGTCACCGATGCCCCGAGGATTCGACACCAAACGACAGGCGCTCGAGCGGGCCAGAGAACACGTCACCACACAGTTCGCTCGCATCGGCGTCGACCCGAACACCGTCGAACTCGAGGTCGAGAAAGTAGAACCACGCGTCGAGTAG
- a CDS encoding DUF7344 domain-containing protein, translated as MSSDAHLGGTTDRHLLDDVPAEQYGVFQHPRRVRLLAALEDLSAPSLSELTAAVLEREAGEGDVPATRRREVRTALVHNHVPRLDDHGIVEWDRDRDVVELRERALLQSAALADLLEGVDDERAVLDRVLDPLRLRLIDELAESSRPLSLEQLASKLAAYDGVPEADRAKVGLHHSHLPTLEDAGVLDYDRRAGLASLTEDVPEIVR; from the coding sequence ATGAGTTCGGACGCTCACCTCGGCGGTACGACCGATCGGCACCTGCTGGACGACGTCCCGGCGGAACAATACGGGGTCTTTCAACACCCCAGACGGGTTCGTCTGCTCGCCGCGCTCGAAGACCTGTCTGCGCCGTCACTATCGGAGCTGACGGCCGCAGTCCTCGAGCGAGAAGCCGGCGAGGGCGACGTTCCGGCGACGCGCCGGCGCGAGGTACGGACGGCGCTCGTCCACAACCACGTCCCACGGCTCGACGACCATGGTATCGTCGAGTGGGACCGAGACCGAGACGTCGTCGAACTCCGCGAACGAGCGTTGCTCCAGTCGGCCGCGCTCGCTGATTTGCTCGAGGGAGTCGACGACGAGCGAGCGGTCCTCGACCGAGTTCTCGATCCGCTCCGGCTTCGACTGATCGACGAACTCGCCGAGAGCAGCCGGCCGCTCTCGCTCGAGCAACTCGCGTCGAAACTCGCCGCGTACGATGGCGTCCCCGAGGCCGATCGGGCGAAAGTCGGTCTCCATCACTCCCATCTCCCAACGCTCGAAGACGCCGGCGTCCTCGACTACGATCGTCGTGCCGGGCTGGCTTCGCTCACCGAGGACGTTCCCGAGATCGTCCGGTAA
- a CDS encoding ATP-binding protein gives MSELGDFGEFTSDESDDAASAGATGEDGSPSGADTDDDFEPTNVDPHGEDVGIGAICVSQGLRIAEDEDDTTLRAYVTRGNRSSVRIGSYLVAPYPDGETLFCRITGLEYAQQYHADDATEIHARRAMRTDDVEEADYKFVAGLEPVAVLYDDSAEQSSASSRTKSGDDVDLKRRMTDRVPKPQTVVRQATDTETIKTGLKIPDDGVFLGHLSVGGEKVQTAASPPTIDYRLKDDYEAGDPLVFRHSLIAGGTGSGKTHGAKNILRQYLAEERTYPMEDGRSVQAAVVQFDPQDEYAQMHDDNPDLDGEYARRLEREGVAYGGVDETTAFVPKVGSSSYSAGHHRAEQVEFTIPFSMVHENPWLVAGSGLNDNQYGALTSVLLKRFRNEYGWEATYEEFTTFLDDPALREELDESGRVHEATFDAVRRRVLGFDHVFDQDARPITDMIGDFVRPGGLSVVPTYHVSDTRAAETVVLALSSLLIDEKLSNDPTYDRIKETPLVLGMDEAHNFLTDADSVQAGKVITKFTEAAKQGRKERLGLFLITQDPQDIDDAVFKQINTTIVLNLGDEDAIKSVNIPSNLESKVPYMEKGQMVVYSPDNSEPVELIGLPKCLTRHGRD, from the coding sequence ATGAGTGAGCTGGGAGACTTCGGCGAGTTTACGTCCGACGAGAGCGACGACGCCGCAAGCGCAGGCGCGACGGGTGAGGACGGCAGTCCCTCCGGGGCAGATACCGACGATGACTTCGAGCCGACGAACGTCGACCCCCACGGCGAAGACGTCGGTATCGGTGCGATCTGTGTCTCCCAGGGGCTTCGCATCGCCGAAGACGAAGACGACACGACGCTGCGAGCGTACGTCACCCGCGGCAACCGGTCGTCGGTCCGGATCGGGAGCTATCTCGTCGCACCCTACCCCGACGGTGAGACGCTGTTCTGTCGAATCACCGGTCTCGAGTACGCCCAGCAGTACCACGCCGACGACGCGACGGAGATCCACGCCAGGCGTGCGATGCGGACCGACGACGTCGAGGAGGCCGATTACAAGTTCGTTGCGGGGCTCGAGCCCGTGGCCGTCCTCTACGACGACAGCGCGGAGCAAAGCTCCGCGAGCAGCCGGACGAAGTCCGGCGACGATGTGGATCTTAAACGGCGGATGACCGACCGCGTGCCGAAACCCCAGACCGTCGTCCGGCAGGCGACCGACACCGAGACGATCAAGACTGGGCTGAAGATTCCCGACGACGGCGTCTTCCTCGGCCACCTCTCGGTCGGCGGCGAGAAGGTACAGACCGCGGCTTCGCCGCCGACGATCGACTACCGTTTGAAAGACGACTACGAGGCCGGCGATCCGTTGGTCTTTCGTCACAGCCTGATCGCCGGCGGGACGGGGTCGGGGAAGACCCACGGCGCAAAGAACATCTTGCGCCAGTACCTCGCCGAGGAGCGAACGTATCCGATGGAGGACGGTCGATCCGTCCAGGCGGCCGTCGTCCAGTTCGACCCGCAAGACGAGTACGCTCAGATGCACGACGACAATCCCGACCTGGACGGCGAGTATGCCCGTCGCCTCGAGCGGGAGGGAGTCGCCTACGGCGGCGTCGACGAGACGACGGCCTTCGTGCCAAAAGTCGGCTCCTCGTCGTACTCGGCGGGCCACCACCGCGCCGAGCAGGTCGAGTTCACGATTCCGTTCTCGATGGTCCACGAGAACCCGTGGCTGGTCGCGGGGAGTGGACTGAACGACAATCAGTACGGCGCGTTGACGAGCGTGCTCCTGAAGCGGTTCCGGAATGAGTACGGGTGGGAGGCGACCTACGAGGAGTTCACCACGTTCCTCGACGACCCCGCGCTCCGGGAGGAACTCGACGAGTCCGGTCGCGTTCACGAGGCCACCTTCGACGCCGTCCGCCGGCGCGTGCTCGGCTTCGACCACGTCTTCGACCAGGACGCGCGACCGATCACCGACATGATCGGCGACTTCGTCCGCCCCGGCGGCCTCTCGGTCGTCCCGACCTACCACGTCAGCGATACGCGGGCGGCCGAGACCGTCGTCCTCGCGCTCTCGTCGCTGTTGATCGACGAGAAACTCTCGAACGACCCGACCTACGACCGGATCAAGGAGACGCCGCTGGTACTGGGGATGGACGAGGCCCACAACTTCCTGACCGACGCGGACTCGGTGCAGGCGGGCAAGGTCATCACGAAGTTCACCGAGGCAGCGAAGCAGGGCCGCAAGGAGCGACTCGGCCTCTTCCTGATCACCCAGGACCCACAGGACATCGACGACGCCGTCTTCAAGCAGATCAACACCACCATCGTCCTCAACCTCGGCGACGAGGACGCCATCAAGAGCGTCAACATTCCGAGCAACCTCGAGTCGAAAGTACCCTACATGGAGAAAGGACAGATGGTCGTCTACTCGCCGGACAACTCCGAACCCGTCGAGTTGATCGGCCTGCCGAAGTGTCTGACTCGGCACGGACGCGACTGA
- a CDS encoding SDR family NAD(P)-dependent oxidoreductase → MQLLEDEVAVITGAASGIGRTTAETFASHGASVVVADVDDGGTDTVERIEKNGGEATFVQTDVSDPEDVQAMIETALEEYGGIDVLYNNAAIEGPVSRLHEYDDEAFEQVIDVNLKGVWYGIKYGIEAMRADGGGRIVSACSIGGEVAVPQYSGYGAAKAAVSNLTKHAAIEYADEGIRANAVAPGIVHTEMIERVMAENPAMETQFRETEPMPGLADPEEIATAVLFLGSDLSSRVTGVTLPVEGGYLAQ, encoded by the coding sequence ATGCAACTGCTCGAAGACGAGGTTGCGGTTATTACGGGAGCGGCATCGGGAATCGGCCGGACGACGGCTGAGACGTTTGCCAGTCACGGCGCATCGGTCGTCGTCGCCGACGTAGACGACGGCGGAACTGACACCGTCGAACGCATCGAGAAAAACGGCGGTGAAGCAACGTTCGTGCAGACGGACGTCTCCGACCCGGAAGACGTTCAGGCGATGATCGAAACCGCCCTCGAGGAGTATGGCGGTATCGACGTTCTCTACAACAACGCGGCCATCGAAGGACCGGTGTCCCGACTGCACGAGTACGACGACGAGGCGTTCGAGCAGGTGATCGACGTGAACCTCAAAGGCGTCTGGTACGGGATAAAATACGGCATCGAGGCGATGCGCGCCGACGGGGGCGGGCGGATCGTCAGCGCGTGCTCGATTGGTGGCGAGGTCGCGGTTCCACAGTACAGCGGCTACGGGGCGGCGAAGGCGGCCGTGAGCAACCTCACCAAGCACGCAGCCATCGAGTACGCCGACGAGGGAATTCGTGCCAACGCCGTTGCGCCCGGAATCGTCCACACAGAGATGATCGAGCGCGTGATGGCGGAAAACCCAGCAATGGAAACGCAGTTCCGCGAGACCGAACCGATGCCCGGCCTCGCCGACCCCGAAGAGATCGCAACCGCCGTACTCTTTCTCGGCTCCGACCTCTCCTCTCGCGTGACCGGCGTGACCCTGCCCGTCGAGGGCGGCTACCTCGCGCAGTAA
- a CDS encoding alpha/beta hydrolase, with protein MSDVLVPGGRDVRATLEEPDEETDAIVVACPPHPQHGGSRTDGRLVAMSEALTDRSIACLRFDYGQWDDGYGELADVRNAVCWADGRYDRVGLFGYSFGATLALIATDDLETVDAVSALAPTAHLGADLDALEALESLSVPIQVLYGERDGTVDWEPVVDLATDRDDEVVSIPGDHFFVGQNETIAEHVSAFAASRLFESGRE; from the coding sequence ATGAGCGACGTCTTGGTACCTGGCGGCCGCGATGTCCGAGCCACGCTCGAGGAACCCGACGAGGAGACGGACGCGATCGTCGTCGCCTGCCCACCCCACCCACAGCACGGCGGTTCGCGCACAGACGGCCGACTCGTCGCGATGAGCGAGGCGCTGACCGACCGCTCGATCGCCTGCCTCCGGTTCGACTACGGCCAGTGGGACGACGGCTACGGCGAACTGGCGGACGTCCGCAACGCCGTCTGCTGGGCCGACGGGCGCTACGATCGCGTCGGTCTCTTCGGGTACAGTTTCGGCGCGACGCTTGCGTTGATCGCCACGGACGACCTCGAGACAGTCGATGCCGTCTCCGCGCTGGCACCGACCGCGCATCTCGGAGCGGATCTCGACGCGCTCGAGGCCCTCGAGTCGCTGTCCGTTCCGATTCAGGTCCTGTACGGGGAACGGGACGGGACCGTCGACTGGGAACCGGTCGTCGACCTGGCGACTGACCGCGACGACGAGGTCGTTTCGATCCCGGGCGACCACTTTTTCGTCGGACAAAACGAGACGATCGCCGAGCACGTCTCCGCCTTCGCCGCGTCGCGGCTGTTCGAATCCGGCCGGGAGTAA